The Sphaeramia orbicularis chromosome 18, fSphaOr1.1, whole genome shotgun sequence genome contains a region encoding:
- the LOC115438376 gene encoding low affinity immunoglobulin gamma Fc region receptor II-a-like gives MSLLSCTNTASLKVSPNWSQFFEGQLVSLSCEDEGPGWTLRRNTSRGTRRHCGTEWGRGNGSSCRIRTLFSWDSGVYWCESSEGQTRTSISLSVTGGPLVLHSPVLPVMEGQEVSLHCRTRPPSNRSADFYKDGVFVGVGPAGHMTIPQVSLAHQGVYRCDITGVGQSPPSWMSVSGKSTTTTPSVPPSVPPSVPPSVPPSPGSLALMVPVGCTCALVFLIVLVLLVIRCKRRRTAGAEVDSTHPDVTYADITVTGPRQPIRRSREACPPSEYSEVRRSEVTYGQMVFRTPQTREACPPSEYSEVRRSEVTYGQMVFRTPQTRGKADHVYIT, from the exons ATGTCACTGCTGAGCTGCACAAACACAG CGTctctgaaggtgagtccaaactggTCCCAGTTCTTTGAAGGACAGTTAGTGTCTCTGAGCTGTGAGGACGAAGGACCTGGATGGACTCTGAGAAGAAATACATCTAGAGGAACCAGGAGACACTGTGGAACAGAATGGGGTAGAGGGAATGGGTCCTCATGTAGGATCCGTACGCTCTTCTCCTGGGACagtggtgtgtactggtgtgagTCCTCAGAGGGACAGACCAGGACCAGCATCAGCCTCAGTGTGACAG gTGGACCGCTGGTCCTGCACAGTCCTGTCCTCCCTGTGATGGAGGGACAGGAAGTGTCTCTACACTGTCGGACACGCCCTCCCTCCAACCGCTCAGCTGACTTCTATAAAGATGGAGTCTTCGTCGGCGTTGGGCCTGCAGGTCACATGACCATCCCCCAGGTGTCACTGGCTCATCAAGGCGTCTACAGGTGTGACATCACAGGAGTTGGACAGTCTCCGCCCAGCTGGATGTCCGTCTCAG GGAAATCTACCACCACAACACCTTCTGTTCCACCTTCTGTTCCACCTTCTGTTCCACCTTCTGTTCCACCTTCTCCTGGTTCTCTGGCTCTGATGGTTCCTGTTGGATGTACCTGTGCTCTGGTTTTCCTCAtcgtactggttttactggtgatacGATGCAAACGAAGGAGAACTGCAG GTGCAGAGGTGGACTCCACACACCCAGACGTCACCTACGCTGACATCACCGTCACAGGTCCCCGACAGCCAATCAGACGCAGCAGAG AGGCGTGTCCTCCTTCAGAGTACTCAGAGGtgcggaggtcagaggtcacgtatGGACAGATGGTCTTCAGAACTCCTCAGACCAGAG AGGCGTGTCCTCCTTCAGAGTACTCAGAGGtgcggaggtcagaggtcacgtatGGACAGATGGTCTTCAGAACTCCTCAGACCAGAGGTAAGGCTGACCATGTTTACATCACATGA
- the LOC115438577 gene encoding myelin-oligodendrocyte glycoprotein-like isoform X7, giving the protein MEELNPGLDQVWTKGVWSISAHVGDDVTLTCKTSGGLNLEDAAVNWTRPDLGQYVFFYRDGRPDPEEQHPSYQGRVDLVHSQLTDGDLSVVLKNVRANDSGTFECYLIPMLENQTEGSRSEPKLLSTIVLKVSDPAGSSGNRKETGDDGGHEDSGNLGLTVGLSVIGFTGFIVAVLLVSRRRGVSCRGPSVFSRDLEDRCSTVSETVESMV; this is encoded by the exons ATGGAAGAGCTGAACCCAGGTTTGGACCAGGTTTGGACTAAAG GTGTTTGGTCCATCTCAGCTCATGTTGGAGATGACGTCACACTGACATGTAAAACTTCAGGTGGTCTGAACCTTGAAGATGCTGCTGTAAattggaccagaccagacctgggTCAGTACGTCTTCTTCTACAGAGATGGTAGACCTGATCCAGAGGAGCAGCACCCATCCTATCAGGGGCGGGTGGATCTGGTCCACAGTCAGCTGACGGATGGAGACCTGTCAGTGGTTCTGAAGAACGTGAGGGCAAACGACTCTGGAACGTTTGAGTGTTATCTGATCCCGATGTTGGAGAACCAAACAGAGGGATCCAGGTCTGAGCCTAAACTCCTCAGCACCATCGTTCTGAAGGTCTCAGATCCAG CAGGTTCCTCTGGGAACAGGAAGGAGACAGGAGACGATGGAGGACATGAGGACAGCGGTAACCTCGGACTCACTGTTGGTCTGTCGGTCATTGGGTTCACCGGGTTCATCGTGGCAGTTCTTCTGGTGTCCAGAAGACGAGGAGTCAGCTGTCGTGGTCCTTCTGTTTTCAGCAGAGACCTGGAGGACCGATGTTCCACTGTGTCTGAGACAGTGGAGTCCATGGTCTAA
- the LOC115438577 gene encoding uncharacterized protein LOC115438577 isoform X6: protein MAPFVTASWLVVVFMSVVSGVWSISAHVGDDVTLTCKTSGGLNLEDAAVNWTRPDLGQYVFFYRDGRPDPEEQHPSYQGRVDLVHSQLTDGDLSVVLKNVRANDSGTFECYLIPMLENQTEGSRSEPKLLSTIVLKVSDPAGSSGNRKETGDDGGHEDSGNLGLTVGLSVIGFTGFIVAVLLVSRRRGVSCRGPSVFSRDLEDRCSTVSETVESMV, encoded by the exons ATGGCTCCGTTTGTAACTGCGTCATGGCTGGTTGTCGTGTTCATGTCGGTCGTCTCTG GTGTTTGGTCCATCTCAGCTCATGTTGGAGATGACGTCACACTGACATGTAAAACTTCAGGTGGTCTGAACCTTGAAGATGCTGCTGTAAattggaccagaccagacctgggTCAGTACGTCTTCTTCTACAGAGATGGTAGACCTGATCCAGAGGAGCAGCACCCATCCTATCAGGGGCGGGTGGATCTGGTCCACAGTCAGCTGACGGATGGAGACCTGTCAGTGGTTCTGAAGAACGTGAGGGCAAACGACTCTGGAACGTTTGAGTGTTATCTGATCCCGATGTTGGAGAACCAAACAGAGGGATCCAGGTCTGAGCCTAAACTCCTCAGCACCATCGTTCTGAAGGTCTCAGATCCAG CAGGTTCCTCTGGGAACAGGAAGGAGACAGGAGACGATGGAGGACATGAGGACAGCGGTAACCTCGGACTCACTGTTGGTCTGTCGGTCATTGGGTTCACCGGGTTCATCGTGGCAGTTCTTCTGGTGTCCAGAAGACGAGGAGTCAGCTGTCGTGGTCCTTCTGTTTTCAGCAGAGACCTGGAGGACCGATGTTCCACTGTGTCTGAGACAGTGGAGTCCATGGTCTAA
- the LOC115438572 gene encoding high affinity immunoglobulin gamma Fc receptor I-like, whose product MAPTSVFSLMSLLSCTTTASLKVSPNWSQFFKGQSVSLSCEDEGPGWTLRRNTSTETRTQCGTEWGRGNGSSCRIRTLFSWDSGVYWCESSEGQTRTSISLSVTGGPLVLHSPVLPVMEGQEVSLHCQTHPPSNRSADFYKDGVFVGVGPAGHMTIPQVSLAHQGVYRCDITGVGQSPPSWMSVSGKPTATPPPALAPPTPSAPPPASASLHVVFRPLCFLVVSSPYFVSTLLMVSLYRQRRAGTKKTAPPTQAETRLDDDYDDVIGGVTTEHQF is encoded by the exons ATGGCTCCGACATCTGTGTTCT CTCTGATGTCACTGCTGAGCTGCACGACCACAG CGTctctgaaggtgagtccaaactggTCCCAGTTCTTTAAAGGACAGTCAGTGTCTCTGAGCTGTGAGGACGAAGGACCTGGATGGACTCTGAGGAGGAACACCAGCACAGAGACCAGGACTCAGTGTGGAACAGAATGGGGCAGAGGGAATGGGTCCTCATGTAGGATCCGTACGCTCTTCTCCTGGGACagtggtgtgtactggtgtgagTCCTCAGAGGGACAGACCAGGACCAGCATCAGCCTCAGTGTGACAG gTGGACCGCTGGTCCTGCACAGTCCTGTCCTCCCTGTGATGGAGGGACAGGAAGTGTCTCTGCACTGTCAGACACACCCTCCCTCCAACCGCTCAGCTGACTTCTATAAAGATGGAGTCTTCGTCGGCGTTGGGCCCGCGGGTCACATGACCATCCCCCAGGTGTCACTGGCTCATCAAGGCGTCTACAGGTGTGACATCACAGGAGTTGGACAGTCTCCGCCCAGCTGGATGTCCgtctcag GAAAACCCACCGCCACGCCTCCTCCTGCTCTAGCTCCTCCCACCCCCTCAGCCCCGCCCCCTGCCTCAGCGTCCCTCCATGTTGTGTTCAGACCGCTCTGCTTCCTGGTGGTGTCGTCTCCATACTTTGTCTCCACTCTGCTCATGGTATCTTTGTATCGACAGAGACGCGCAGGAACAAAGAAAACAGCCCCGCCCACCCAGGCTGAGACGAGATTGGATGACGACTACGATGACGTCATCGGCGGCGTGACCACAGAGCATCAGTTCTGA